The Mustelus asterias unplaced genomic scaffold, sMusAst1.hap1.1 HAP1_SCAFFOLD_4502, whole genome shotgun sequence genomic interval gggggggagggggtggggggaagcattATCTGTTGTAAACGGGACAGGGCTGCGTTCAGCCAGCTGGTGGTGGATTGCAGCTATTCCACTGCACAAGGCATCGTTACTGAGCGACGAACCCCATCTGGGTCTGCCGAGGACTCTCCCAGGCAGTATAGCTCAGGTCCAAAGTGAGGTGAGCTTCattcagctcctccacgccaCTCCCCACCAACACGATGCCTGCCACTGTTGAACAGCTggggttctttgtttctcgtggGGTAATTCCCCACGCTCGGGGACAGCACCAAGATGTGAGCTCCAGGATCCCCCGGACAATAACACTGGTTTGCCTTTTGAAGACTATACACATTGCAACATTATTTAACGTTATTTAAATATTAAATGAAATAGACCCTCCCCCCGACCACTCGCAGGGTGGCTGACGGACACAAACCCAGCAAGTGCCCCCTCTGCCTGACGTGGGTacagccacacccccccccccccccccggggagggGGAGGTACCAGACCATCCAACCAGGGGGGCCTCTCACGGTCAAgggccaccctcctcccctcagaTCCCCCCCCCTGCTTTGTCTcaagccccccacccccgcagccagcagagtgggagggggaaCTCGGCAGAGAACCCCCTGCCTTTCCCAGGGAAACCCCGCCACCTCCaccctctgggggagggggaggggggagggggagggggagggtaagggggagggggagggggagggtaagggggagggggaaggggagggggagggggagggggagggggaggggggaggggaaggggaaggggaaggggaaggggagggggaaggggaaggggagggggaggggaggggagggggagggggaggggagggggaggggagggggaggggaggggaggggagggagggggagggggaaggggagggggaggggagggggagggggaggggaaggggaaggggaggggaggggggaaggggaggaggggaggggaggggggaggggagggggagggggaggggaggggggagggggaggaggggaggggagggggaggggaagggggaggaggggaggggggaggggaggaggagggggaggggagggggaggggagggggaggggagggggaggggagggggaggggagggggaggggagggggaggggaggggagggggaggggagggggagggggagggggaggggagggggaggggaggggagggggaggggggggaggagggggggaggaggggggggagggggaggggggaggaggggaggggaggagggggaggagaggggggaggggagggggaaggggaaggggagggggggaaggggaggaggggaggggaggggggaggggagggggagggggagggggagggggaggggaggggagggggaggggggaggggagggggagggggaggggaggggagggaggaggggagggggaggggggaggaggggaggggagggggaggggggggaggaggggagggaggaggaggggaggggagggggagccgcTGTCTCCAAACAGGAGCACGACAGAACGTTCAAACAATAATTAACATCTGTCGGTTCGGGGGTAGGTCAGAGGTGAAAGTTTTGGCCCGAGGGGTCTCTGGGTCGTGACCTCCGCTCTGGTGAGCGGGCAGGCATCCGTTTCCCCCTGCAGCCCACTTCAGGAAACCCTGGAGGGCGTCAGGGGAGGCAAAAAATAAATAGAAAGATAAATTAATGGCACGATTCATCGAGGTCCCGTCCTTTTAATGCACTTTGCCCCCTCACCCCTGCATGGCGGGAAGGGCGCGAGATCGCGCCCCCCGGCGGTAAGGTCGCGGGGTCACGCCCCACGGTGGTGAGGGCGCGGGGTCGCGCCCCGTggcggtgagggggtggggtcacgCCCCACGGCGGTGAGGTCGCGGGGTCACGCCCCATGGCGGTAAGGTCGCGTGGACACGCCCCCGGGCGGTAAGGTCGCGGGGTCGCGCCCCATGGCGGTGAGGGCGCGGGGTCGCGCCCCACGGcggtgagggggcggggtcaCGCCCCACAGCGGTAAGGCCGCGGGGTCACGCCCCACGGCGTTGAGGGCGCGGGGTCGCGCCCCACGGcggtgagggggcggggtcaCGCCCCATGGCGGTAAGGTCGCGGGGTCACGCCCCACGGCGGTAAGGTCGCGGGGTCTCGCCCCCGGCGGTAAGGTCGCGGGGTCGCGGCCCTGGCGGTAAGGTCGTGGGGTCACCACACCGGCGGTAAGGTCGCAGGGACACGGCCCCTGCGGTAAGGTCACGGGGGACATGAACTCCTGCCACAACCACCAGGAAGTCACAGGTCACGCCCCAGCCGCGAGGTCGCAGGTCACGCCCCAGCCGCGAGGTCGCAGGTCACGCCCCAGCCGCGGGGTCGCAGGTCACGCCCCAGCCGCGGGGTCGCAGGTCACGCCCCAGCCGCGAGGTCGCAGGTCACGCCCCAGCCGCGAGGTCGCAGGTCACGCCCCAGCCGCGAGGTCGCAGGTCACGCCCCAGCCGCGAGGTCGCAGGTCACGCCCCAGCCGCGAGGTCGCAGGTCACGCCCCAGCCGCGAGGTCGCAGGTCACGCCCCAGCCGCGAGGTCGCAGGTCACGCCCCAGCCGCGAGGTCGCAGGTCACGCCCCAGCCGCGAGGTCGCAGGTCACGCCCCAGCCGCGAGGTCGCAGGTCACGCCCCAGCCGCGAGGTCGCAGGTCACGCCCCAGCCGCGAGGTCGCAGGTCACGCCCCAGCCGCGAGGTCGCAGGTCACGCCCCAGCCGCGAGGTCGCAGGTCACGCCCCAGCCGCGAGGTCGCAGGTCACGCCCCAGCCGCGAGGTCGCAGGTCACGCCCCAGCCGCGAGGTCGCAGGTCACGCCCCAGCCGCGAGGTCGCAGGTCACGCCCCAGCCGCGAGGTCGCAGGTCACGCCCCAGCCGCGAGGTCGCAGGTCACGCCCCAGCCGCGAGGTCGCAGGTCACGCCCCAGCCGCGAGGTCGCAGGTCACGCCCCAGCCGCGAGGTCGCAGGTCACGCCCCAGCCGCGAGGTCGCAGGTCACGCCCCAGCCGCGAGGTCGCAGGTCACGCCCCAGCCGCGAGGTCGCAGGTCACGCCCCAGCCGCGAGGTCGCAGGTCACGCCCCAGCCGCGAGGTCGCAGGTCACGCCCCAGCCGCGACGTCGCAGGTCACGCCCCAGCCGCGACGTCGCAGGTCACGCCCCAGCCGCGACGTCGCAGGTCACGCCCCAGCCGCGAGGTCGCAGGTCACGCCCAAGCCGCGAGGTCGCAGGTCACGCCCCCGCCGCGAGGTCGCAGGTCACGCCCCCGCCGCGAGGTCGCAGGTCACGCCCCAGCCGCGAGGTCGCAGGTCACGCCCCAGCCGCGAGGTCGCAGGTCACGCCCCCGCCGCGAGGTCGCAGGTCACGCCCCCGCCGCGAGGTCGCCGGTCACGCCCCAGCCGCGAGGTCGCCGGTCACGCCCCAGCCGCGAGGTCGCCGGTCACGCCCCAGCCGCGAGGTCGCCGGTCACGCCCCAGCCGCGAGGTCGCCGGTCACGCCCCCGCCGCGAGGTCGCCGGTCACGCCCCCGCCGCGAGGTCGCCGGTCACGCCCCCGCCGCGAGGTCGCCGGTCACGCCCCCGCCGCGAGGTTGCCGGTCACGCCCCCGCCGCGAGGTCGCAGGTCACGCCCCCGCCGCGAGGTCGCAGGTCACGCCCCCGCCGCGAGGTCGCAGGTCACGCCCCGCCGCAAGGTCGCAGGTCACGCCCCAGCCGCAAGGTCGCAGGTCACGCCCCCGCCGCGAGGTCGCAGGTCACGCCCCCGCCGCGAGGTCGCAGTTGACGCCCCCGCCACGAGGTCACAGGTCACGCCCCCGCCACGAGGTCACAGGTCACGCCCCCGCCGCAAGGTCACAGGTCACGCCCCCGCCGTGAGGTCGCACGTCACGCCCCCGCCGCGAGGTCGCACGTCACGCCCCCGCCGCGAGGTCGCACGTCACGCCCCCGCCGCGAGGTCGCACGTCACGCCCCTGCTGCGAGGTCGCACGTCACGCACTAGCCAGGAGGTCACAGGTCACGCCCTAGCCGGGAGGTCGCCGGAGGGTCGCAGGTCACGAGGAGGCCGGTGATTCTGCCGCGGTGCTGGCAGCCTCGTCCCCGTCCTCGGAGTCCCACACCTCGGACTGGAGATAGTCGGCAAAGAGAGCCTTGGCCCGGTGCAGGACCCGGTTGAGGTTTTGCCGGCGCACCAGCCGGTCAAAGTGCATGGCCAGCTCGTTGTAGTCCATCTGGCTGCGGACAATGTGGTCCCGGTGTTCCAGCAGCACCGCCAGGCACAGGAACAGGACAAAGGGGTTACCACGGCCAAACTCCTGGGGCGGGGGCAGTGGGGCGGTAGCCATCCCCCTCTTGGCCGAAGGCACCGGCGACGGTGCCTCCCCTGTGCCAGGGCCATCCTCCCCATCCACCGGGGGGCAGCACCCGCCCGCCGAGGGGTTGAGGGCGGGGGCCGAGGCCGATTTCTTCACCCCCAGGCTCTGGAGGCAGGGTGGTTGGAGGaggggctcctcctcctcctcctctccttccccccccttctcctcctcctctctgacGATTCCTCCGCCCTCAGGGCCGCTCTGGAAGTCACCGAAGCTGCACTGTTTGGCCGGGAGCCGGGGCGGGGGGCCTCCCTCCTGGCCCTCGGCCCCTCTCCACCGGGCCTCCCCCTCATCGGCCAGCTCCCGGGGCGGCCGCACCATGCTGCGGTGGCGGGAGGTTCGGCCCTcggcaggggggagtggggggcctgTTAGCTCCACCTCCGTCTCGGGCGGGTCGGGGGGCAGCGAGCTCCAAGCCACCTCCAGTAACCGCAAGGCGTCCTCGAAGGCAAACTCCCGCTTCAGTTCCAGCAGTAGCCAGCGGTAGCAGAAGAACAGGTCGTCAGCGCCACGCGCCTGCAGGTAAGCGTAGAAGTCGGGGTCGGTGCGCTGCAGGAGGAGCTTGAGGTGCCGGAACTTGACGGCCATCACCTCACCGTCCATTTGAAAGTTAGCCGCCAACCGCTTCATGATGCCACAGAAACAGATGTAGGCCTGACCCTCGTGGTCCATCACGGCCAGGATGGGAGAGGCAATGTCACTCATGCCCTGGCAGTAGGAGACGCGCGGGTGGGTGAGGGCGTAGGTGATCAGCAGGTCGTGCAGGGCCGTGAGGTGGGGGCTGTCCTCCGAACCGGCGTAGTAGGGGTGAGCCCGGTCAGTCCGCAGCACGTCCTTcagcaccatgccgcccacaaacTCCAGGTCATCGGGGCTGGCCagctctgcccactcccccttcAGCCTCTCGTACTCCCGGGTCTTACGCTTGATGTAGTCCATGCGCTCCTGGCCCGTCAGACCGTCGGGGTAGACATTCAAGAGGTAACGCCACACCACCTGAGGGGAGATAGGGCGGCAAGACAAGACTCACTTAGCACACTTGCTGTGTAAACCCCGCACTGTGACAGATTTCCAATCGGAATTCCTTATGTAAACCCGCACTGTGACAGATTCACAATGGGAATTCCCTATGTAAACCCCACACTGTGACAGATTTACAATGGGAATTCCCTATGTAAACCCACACTGTGACAGATTTACAATGGGAATTCCCTATGTAAACCCACACTGTGACAGATTTACAATGGGAATTCCCTATGtaaacccctcactgtgacagatTTACAACGGGAATTCCCTATGtaaacccctcactgtgacagatTTACAAAGGGAATTCCCTATGTAAACCCACACTGTGACAGATTTACAATAGGAATTCCCTATGTAAACCCGCACTGTGACAGATTTACAATGGGAATTCCCTATGTAAACCCGCTCTGTGACAGATTTACAATGGGAATTCCCTATGTAAACCCGCACTGTGACAGATTTACAATGGGAATTTCCTATGTAAACCCGCACTGTGACAGATTTACAATGGGAATTCCCTATGTCAACCCTCACTGTGACAGATTTACAACGGGAATTCTCTATGtaaacccctcactgtgacagatTTACAAAGGGAATTCCCTATGTAAACCCGCACTGTGACAGATTTACAATGGGAATTCCCTATGTAAACCCGCACTGTGACAGATTTACAATGGGAATTCCCTATGTAAACCCGCACTGTGACAGATTTACAATGGGAATTCCCTATGTAAACTCGCACTGTGACAGATTTACAACGGGAATTCCCTATGTAAACCCACACTGTGACAGATTTATAATGGGAATTCCCTATGGAAACCCGCACTGTGACAGATTTATAATGGGAATTCCCTATGGAAACCCTTAGTGACAGATTTACAATGGGATTTCCCTATGtaaacccctcactgtgacagatTTACAACGGGAATTCCCTATGtaaacccctcactgtgacagatTTATAATGGGAATTCCCTATGtaaacccctcactgtgacagatTTACAATGGGAATTCCCTATGTAAACCCGCACTGTGACAGATTTACAATGGGCATTCCCTATGTAAACCCGCACTGTGACAGATTTACAACGGGAATTCCCTATGTAAACCCGCTCTGTGACAGATTTACAATGGGAATTCCCTATGTAAACCCGCACTGTGACAGATTTACAATGGGAATTCCCTATGTAAACCCGCACTGTGACAGATTTACAATGGGAATTCCCTATGTCAACCCTCTGTGACAGATTTACAACGGGAATTCCCTATGtaaacccctcactgtgacagatTTACAAAGGGAATTCCCTATGTAAACCCACACTGTGAcagatttacatagaacatagaacatagaaagtcacagcacaaacaggcccttcggcccacaagttgcgccgatcacatccccacctctaggcctatctatagccctcaatcccattaaatcccatgtactcatccagaagtctcttaaaagaccccaacgagtttgcctccaccaccaccgacgtcagccgattccactcacccaccaccctctgagtgaaaaacttacccctgacatcccccctgtacctaccccccagcaccttaaacctgtgtcctctcgtagcaaccatttcagcccttggaaatagcctctgagagtccaccctatccagacccctcaacatcttgtaaacctctatcaggtcacctctcatccttcgtctctccagggagaagagaccaagctccctcaacctatcctcataaggcatgccccccaatccaggcaacatccttgtaaatctcctctgcaccctttcaatggcttcaacatctttcctgtaatgaggtgaccagaactgcgcgcagtactccaagtggggtctaaccagggtcctataaagctgcagcattatctcccgactcctaaactcaatccctcgattaatgaaggctagtacgccatacgccttcttgaccgcatcctccacctgcgaggccgatttaagagtcctatggacccggaccccaaggtccttctgatcctctacactgctaagaatggtacccttcattttatactgctgctccatcccattggatctgccaaaatggatcactacacacttatccgggttgaagtccatctgccacttctccgcccagtcttgcattctatctatgtctcgctgcaacttctgacatccctccaaactatccacaacaccacctaccttggtgtcgtcagcaaacttaccaacccatccctccacttcctcatccaggtcatttatgaaaatgacaaacagcaagggtcccagaacagatccctggggcactccactggtcactgacctccatgcagagaaagacccctccacagccactctctgccttctgcaggcaagccagttctggatccacaaggcaacagccccttggatcccatgccctctcactttctcaagaagtcttgcatgggggaccttatcgaacgctttgctgaagtccatatagaccacatccaccgctcttccttcgtcaatgtgcttggtcacattttcaaagaactcaaccaggctcgtaaggcacgacctgcccctgacaaagccgtgctgactacttttgatcatactaaacttctctagatgatcataaatcctgtctctcaggatcctctccatcaacttaccaaccactgaggttagactcaccggtcggtaatttcccgggctgtccctgttccctttcttgaatataggtaccacatctgcaatcctccaatcctccggaacctctcccgtctccatcgacgatgcaaagatcatcgccaaaggctccgcaatctcctccctcgcctcccacagtaacctggggtacatcccatccggtcccggcgacttaccaaccttgatgccattcaatagttccaacacatcctctttctttatgtccacatgctcgatcctttctgtcctccgcaatccagcagtacaaccacccagatccgtttccaccgtgaataccgaggtaaagtattcattaagcacctccgccatttctaacggttccgcacaaacttttcccccttcaccttttaagggtcctatgccttcacatctcatccttttactcttgacatatttgtagaaagccttgggattctccttaatcttacccgccaaggtcttctcatgaccccttctcgctctcctaatttccttcttaagctccttcctacatcgcgtatactcctctaaatccttaacacctcctagctctctgaaccttctgtacgcctctcttttcttatttaccaggttcatcacaaccttcgtgcaccacggttcccgtaccctaccaacacccccctgtctcatcggaacgttgtcatgcagagctccagacaaacattccttgaaaatcctccactttccttcggtacttttccccaagaatgcctccttccaatttacccgtctaatttcctccctgatgacactgtatttccctttactccagagaaacactttcctagcctgcctgaccctatctctttccaatgctatcgtgaaggaaatagaattatgatcgctatccccaagatgttcacccaccgagagatcctccacctgtccaggttcattagccagcaccagatcaagaacagcctctcctctagtaggcttatccacatactgtgtcaggaaactctcctggacacacctaacaaactcctctccatccaaacccctagccctagggatattccaatctatgtttgggaaattaaaatctcccatcacgacaactctgttattcctacatctctccaggatctgtttccccatctgctcctcaacatctctgttactattgggcggcctatagaaaacacccagcaaagttaccgaccccttcctattcctaacctccacccacagagattacAATGGGAATTCCCTATGTAAACCCGCACTGTGACAGATTTCCAATCGGAATTCCCAATGTAAACCCAGCACTGCGACAGATTTACAATGGGACTTCCCTATGtaaacccctcactgtgacagatTTATAATGGGAATTCCCTATGtaaacccctcactgtgacagatTTACAACGGGAATTCCCTATGtaaacccctcactgtgacagatTTCCAATCGGAATTCCCAATGTAAACCCGGCACTGCGACAGATTTACAATGGGACTTCCCTATGTAATCCTCGCACTGTGACAGATTTACAACGGGAATTCCCTATGtaaacccctcactgtgacagatTTATAATGGGAATTCCCTTTGTAAACCCACACTGTGACAGATTTACAATGGGAATTCCCTATGTAAACCCGCACTGTGACAGATTTACAATGGGAATTCCCTATGTAAACCCGCACTGTGACAGATTTACAATGGGAATTCCCTATGTCAACCCTCTGTGACAGATTTACAACGGGAATTCCCTATGtaaacccctcactgtgacagatTTACAAAGGGAATTCCCTATGTAAACCCGCACTGTGACAGATTTACAATGGGAATTCCCTATGTAAACCCGCACTGTGACAGATTTACAATGGGAATTCCCTATGTAAACCCGCACTGTGACAGATTTACAACGGGAATTCCCTATGtaaacccctcactgtgacagatTTATAATGGGAATTCCCTATGGAAACCCTTAGTGACAGATTTACAATGGGAATTCCCTATGgaaacccctcactgtgacagatTTCCAATCGGAATTCCCAATGTAAACCCGGCACTGTGACAGATTTACAATGGGAATTCCCTATGTAACCCCGCACACTGTCAGATTTACAATGGGACTTCCCTATGTAACCTCGCACACTGTCAGATTTACAATGGGAATTCCCTATGTAATCCTCGCACTGTGACAGATTTACAATGGAAATTCCCTATGTAATCCTCGCACTGTGACAGATTTACAATGGAAATTCCCTATGTAAACCCACAGTGTGACAGATTTACAATGGGAATTCCCTATGTAAACTCGCACTGTGACAGATttacaatgggaattcccaacGCAAACACGTCACGCTCCACGCTCCCCACTTTCCCGCAGAGATTTCATCCAGGCAGTCACACTCACAAGGGGGTCTCAATCAAGTAAATGGCAAGCAACtccagggaggcacagtggttggcattgccacctcacagcgccagggtcccagattcaattccagccttgggtcactgtctgtgcagcgtctgcacgttctccccgtgtctgtgtgggtttcctccgggtgctccggattcctcccacagtccgaaagacgtgcagggttagctggattggccatgcttaattgccccttagtgtccaaagatgtgtgggttagctggattagtggggtaaatgtgtggggttacaggggtgggacctgggtcagatgctctgttggggagtgggtgcagactccatAAAAcatagcagaattaggccactcagcccatcgagtctgctctgccattcaatcatggctgatatatttctcatccccattctcctgccgtttccccataacccctgatccccttattaatcaagaacctatctatctctgtcttaaagacactcaatgacccggcctccacagccttctgcggcaaagagtcccaCGCATTCACtacgctctggctgaagaaattcctcatctctgttttaaaggatcgtccctttagcctgaccttgggccctctggttctagtttttcctgctcgtggaaacatcctctccacgtccactctatccaggcctcgcagtatcctgtaagtttcagtaagatcccccccctcatccttctaaactccaaccagtacagacccagagtcctcaaccgttcctcatacgacaagctcttcattccagggatcattcttgtgaacctcctctggaccctttccaaggccggcacatccttccttagatacggggcccaaaactgctcacaatactccaaatggggtctgaccagagccttatgcagcctcagaagtacatccctgctcttgtattccaaccctctcgacatgaatgctaacattacatttgccttcctaactgctgactgaacctacacgttaacctgaagagaatctcgAACAATGacctccaagtccctttgtgtttctgatttcctaatcgtttcccatttagaaaatagtctctgcctccattcctccttccaaagtgcataacctcacacttttccacattgtatttcatctgccacttctttgcccattcccctaacctgtccaagtccttctgcagcccccctgcttcctcaatactacctaccTGTCACTCTACATATctgtgtatcatctgcaaacttagcaacagtgccttcagttccttcctccaaatcattaatgtatattgtgatacgttgtggtcccagcactgaccccctgaggcacaccactcgtcaccggctgccatcctgagagagacccctttatctccactctctgcctggacagttttggtctccttacttgagaaagtaagcactggcactggagggggtgcagaggagattcactaggttgattccagagttgagagggttggcttatgagaagagactgatagactcattggaattcagaagaatgaggggagatcttatagaaacatataagattatgaagggaatagataagatagataaggctatttcctcgggtggatggagctattacaagggggcataactatcaggttcatggtgggagatataggaaggatatcagaggtaggttctttacacagagagtggttggggtgtggaatggactgcctgcagtgatagtggagtcagacactttaggaacatttaagcggttattggataggcacatggagcacaccaggatgatagggagtgggatagcttgatcttggtttcagataaagctcggcacaacatcgtgggccgaagggcctgttctgtgctgtactgttctatgttctagaagcaggaaagtggtttctactggtgggtgaaactagaactagggggcatagcctcaaaataaggtgcagatttaggactgagttgaggaggaacttcttcacacaaagggttgtgaatctgtggaattccctgtccagtgaagcagttgaggggcggcacggtagcacagtggttagcactgctgcttcacagctccagggacctgggttcgattcccggcttaggtcactgtctgtgtggagtttgcacattctccccgtgtctgcgtgggtttcctccgggtgctctggtttcctcccacagtccaaagatgtgcggattaggttgactggccatgctaaattgccccttagtgtcccaagatgcgtaggttagagggattagcgggtaaatatgtagggatatgggggtagggcctgggtggggttgtggtcggtgcagactcgatgggccaaatggcctctttctgcagtgtagggtttctatgattctctgatacctcattgaatgtttttaagccaAGACaggtttttgaacagtgaaggaattaagggttatggtgagcgggcgggtaagtggagccgagtccacaaaaagatcagccatgatcttattgaatggcggggcaggctcaaggggccagatggcctattcctcctcctagttcttatgttcttctgccagttagccaatcctctatccatgcccagGGTCTTACCATCATGGGCACTTAGCTTATTTAACAGCctcctgtgcggcaccttgtcaaaggccttctggaaatctaaataaatcacatccactggttctcctttatctaacttccttgttacctcctcaaagaactctaacagatttgtcagagatgacccccccttgacaaagccgtgctgactcagtcctactttatcatcaCTTCCAAATATTCTGCGATCTCAGCTTCAATAACGGACTCTAAAGActggccaatgactgaagtcaggcgaactggcctataattacccgtctgctgtctctcccttcttaaacagcgatgggccgaatggcctcattctgcactgtagggattctgagagaTACTGTCCGCTCCCGGCAATCTCTCCTCAGGGACAATGGCTTTATCTTCACTCTCACACCCCAGTCTATCGGAACGGAGGCGAAACAGCCCCGTGCCCACCGCCCTACCTGCTGCG includes:
- the tbc1d25 gene encoding TBC1 domain family member 25 — protein: QVGRTISKVQQVLSWTSGEETVKPFKPPLSDAEFHTYLNHEGQLCRPEELRLRIYHGGVEPALRKVVWRYLLNVYPDGLTGQERMDYIKRKTREYERLKGEWAELASPDDLEFVGGMVLKDVLRTDRAHPYYAGSEDSPHLTALHDLLITYALTHPRVSYCQGMSDIASPILAVMDHEGQAYICFCGIMKRLAANFQMDGEVMAVKFRHLKLLLQRTDPDFYAYLQARGADDLFFCYRWLLLELKREFAFEDALRLLEVAWSSLPPDPPETEVELTGPPLPPAEGRTSRHRSMVRPPRELADEGEARWRGAEGQEGGPPPRLPAKQCSFGDFQSGPEGGGIVREEEEKGGEGEEEEEEPLLQPPCLQSLGVKKSASAPALNPSAGGCCPPVDGEDGPGTGEAPSPVPSAKRGMATAPLPPPQEFGRGNPFVLFLCLAVLLEHRDHIVRSQMDYNELAMHFDRLVRRQNLNRVLHRAKALFADYLQSEVWDSEDGDEAASTAAESPASS